The nucleotide window GGGGTACCCTCTACCCCGGAATCCTAAGGGTCGGGTCCGGATACGGGGCAGAAAGCGCCCACGAGTCGTTATTGCTAAGCATTTGCAATAAGGTGCCCCCCGCCATGACCGACGCCCAGCTTGCCCGTGCCCTGCCCTGCAACCGTTCCACCATCCTTCGCTACCGACGCCGGGGGATGCCGACCGACAACGTCGATGTCGCCCGACGTTGGATCGCCTTGAACGTCCGTCGTGGCGGACCTCCACGCGGCGTTACCCGCGCGGAGCACGCTTCACTCTGGTTGCCCCTGCAAACAGTTCGGGCCGAGCTTCGCGAGATCAAAGCGTTGATGAGGGGGAAGCGGTCGTAACGCGGTGACAGCCCCACCGACGGAGTCCGCTGCTGACAACGGCGACCTTCTCTGGCGGTTGCTGACAACGACTGTGCGATGACTGTCAACACGCCCTTCTCTGCTGACAAACGCTGACACCTTTTGTTCAGGACCGTGCATTTTGGTTCACTTGCCTGCCTCGGCAGACACCGCACAACGCACACAGTAGCAGCAAGTTACTGAACTTAGCTGAAAGGCGAAGAATGAGGCTGGGCCATTCGAATCCTTCTCCTACCACCACCTCTTCTCTCAAGAAAACCACATTTTCAGGGCTTTTTTCACCCACGGACGGTGCTGGACGGGACGTTGGCACTATTTGCAGTGCCTCCGGGAATCCCCTTCTCGCGTCTCGTCGGCCTGCAATCTGTTTACAGAACCCACATCTTCCCGCTTGAGAAACCGCGACGCCATGGGACCCTCCGCGCGATGACCGAACCCGTCGGCGAATTGACCGGCACGAAGTGTCCCAACCTGCCGGTTTTCCCGTCTCCCCGGCCATTCGTTCCGCTCGCGTCCGGCGCACGACTCGACCTGGGGGTCCCCTTCACCCGCAACCGCAGCAGTTCCATTAGCCGAAGCCCGCTTCCGTACATCGCCTGTGCCATCAGTCTCCAAGGCTCTTCCAGGCGGTCCAGCAACCGACCCAATTCCTCCCGCGTCAGCCACACCGGCAGGTGCGGACGCACCTTCGCCCGCCTGTAGTCGGAGAAGTCGCCCAACTCCCGCCCGAACACCTCGCGAAACAGGAACACCAGCGCGTTCAACGCCTGCCGCTGACTGCTCGCACTGAGCCGCTCGTTCAGCGCCATCGAGTCCAGGAACGCCCCGATCTCCGCCTCCCCCAACCGCTCGACATCGTCCGTTCGGAAATGTCGGGCGAAACGCGCGATCCACACCATGTAGGTCTGCTCCGTTCGATACGAGTAGTGCCGTCGCCGAACTTCGGTCAGGAACGCCACTTTCCAGCGTGGTCCCGTCCCCGCTTCCGCTTCGGGTTCCTGTTCCGGTTCCAATCCCTCAACCGACGT belongs to Verrucomicrobiia bacterium and includes:
- a CDS encoding phage integrase N-terminal SAM-like domain-containing protein, which encodes MKWFLGFCRRGRGEVTVQSARDFVEWATQQKEREPWQIEGWKAALNWFFREASRAARPDGFVAGQPSVPEDTGPGPAEAGCDRSASTSGNSETEAWGPSTEGATSVEGLEPEQEPEAEAGTGPRWKVAFLTEVRRRHYSYRTEQTYMVWIARFARHFRTDDVERLGEAEIGAFLDSMALNERLSASSQRQALNALVFLFREVFGRELGDFSDYRRAKVRPHLPVWLTREELGRLLDRLEEPWRLMAQAMYGSGLRLMELLRLRVKGTPRSSRAPDASGTNGRGDGKTGRLGHFVPVNSPTGSVIARRVPWRRGFSSGKMWVL